One segment of Cervus canadensis isolate Bull #8, Minnesota chromosome 32, ASM1932006v1, whole genome shotgun sequence DNA contains the following:
- the TMEM225B gene encoding transmembrane protein 225B isoform X1 — protein MAELAFESGELQGAPTPTPFCVSVMLTIEDRDVKGFTWAIAPALTSLGYLLILLVSIFPFWVRLVNEESQEVFFSGLFENCFHIKCWKPRPLSIYVILGRVSLLSAVVLSFLTTFIMVSFASQLFPRTRKHNFVSAFISFLTGACAFLALLLHALEIQSLRMKPSPPQFSIQWPYYVLGFSILLFMVAGAICLIHEIACPRCHLLPISQSTEDTQEISYLENLDSLGGELSSTQKETLLKEETII, from the exons ATGGCAGAGCTGGCATTCGAATCCGGTGAACTTCAGGgtgcacccacccccaccccattctgCGTATCG gtgatgctgacgaTAGAGGACAGAGACGTGAAGGGCTTCACCTGGGCCATAGCCCCTGCCTTGACTTCCCTGGGCTACCTGCTTATCCTGCTGGTCTCCATCTTCCCCTTCTGGGTGCGGCTGGTGAACGAGGAGTCCCAGGAAGTGTTCTTCAGTGGCCTGTTTGAGAACTGCTTCCATATCAAGTGCTGGAAGCCTCGACCCTTATCCA TTTACGTCATCCTCGGCCGAGTCTCCCTGCTGTCCGCCGTCGTCTTGTCTTTCCTCACCACTTTCATCATGGTGTCCTTTGCATCTCAGCTCTTTCCGAGGACGCGGAAGCACAATTTTGTGTCAGCCTTCATCAGTTTCCTCACAG GGGCCTGTGCCTTCCTGGCCTTGTTGCTGCACGCCCTGGAGATCCAGAGTCTGCGGATGAAGCCCAGCCCCCCGCAGTTCTCCATACAGTGGCCTTACTACGTCCTGGGCTTCAGCATCCTTCTGTTCATGGTGGCTG GTGCCATCTGCCTCATCCACGAAATAGCCTGCCCTAGATGCCATTTGTTGCCCATTTCCCAGAGTACTGAGGACACCCAAGAGATCTCGTACCTGGAAAACCTGGATAGTCTGGGAGGAGAACTGAGCTCCACACAGAAGGAGACGCTGCTGAAGGAAGAAACCATTATCTAG
- the LOC122432813 gene encoding zinc finger and SCAN domain-containing protein 25-like isoform X1 — protein sequence MLIERPGMAEEPQQQMGGPVVKLEKELPWGRTREDPSPETFRLRFRQFRYQEAAGPQEALRELQELCRQWLRPELHTKEQILELLVLEQFLTILPREFYAWIWEHGPESGKALVAMVEDFTQRALEAKAVPCHVQGQREETALCRDPWEPSVHLGPVEVKPEWGMPHGEGVQGLDRGAEEQLSQDPGEGTQAFQEQALPVLQAGAGLPAVSTRDQEVAASFLTAGSQGLGPFKDMALAFPEEEWRHVTPAQIDCFGEYVEPQDCGVSPPGLGSKDKEAKTQLADPKGQLACGPAERCGEPALQGPELGRPCEQEARSSLGNAPGPLPPQHSVTPLPDDLQTHSSFWKPFQCPECGKGFSRSSNLVRHQRTHEEEKSYSCGECGKGFALREYLLKHQRTHLGRRPHVCGECWKTFSQRHHLAVHQRSHTGEKPFQCADCWRSFSRRQHLQVHRRTHTGEKPYTCECGKRFSRNANLAVHRRTHTGEKPYGCQVCGKRFSKGERLVRHQRIHTGEKPYCCPACGRSFNQRSILNRHQKTQHRQEPPGQ from the exons ATGCTTATAGAGCGTCCAGGGATGGCAGAAGAGCCTCAGCAGCAAATGGGTGGCCCTGTGGTAAAACTGGAGAAAGAGCTGCCGTGGGGCAGGACGAGGGAGGACCCCAGCCCGGAGACTTTTCGCCTGCGGTTTCGGCAGTTCCGCTACCAGGAGGCGGCCGGGCCCCAGGAAGCCCTCAGGGAGCTCCAGGAGCTCTGTCGCCAGTGGCTGCGGCCCGAGCTGCACACCAAGGAGCAGATCCTGGAGCTGCTGGTGCTGGAGCAGTTCCTGACCATCCTGCCACGGGAGTTTTACGCCTGGATTTGGGAGCATGGCCCCGAGAGCGGCAAGGCCCTGGTGGCCATGGTGGAGGACTTCACACAGAGAGCCCTGGAGGCCAAGGCG GTTCCGTGCCACGTGCAGGGACAGCGGGAGGAGACAGCACTTTGCAGAGACCCCTGGGAACCAAGTGTCCACCTGGGGCCCGTGGAGGTCAAGCCTGAGTGGGGGATGCCCCACGGGGAAGGCGTCCAAGGCCTTGACCGAGGCGCTGAGGAGCAGCTCAGCCAGGACCCTGGAGAGGGGACGCAGGCCTTCCAGGAGCAGG CTCTGCCAGTCCTTCAGGCTGGTGCTGGCCTCCCTGCAGTGAGCACCAGAGACCAGGAGGTGGCAGCTAGCTTCCTGACGGCTGGATCCCAG GGGTTGGGCCCATTTAAAGACATGGCCCTGGCTTTCCCTGAGGAGGAGTGGAGGCATGTAACCCCAGCCCAGATAGACTGCTTTGGGGAGTATGTGGAACCCCAGGACTGCGGGGTCTCACCTCCAG GCCTGGGGAGCAAGGACAAGGAGGCAAAGACCCAGCTGGCAGACCCCAAGGGGCAGCTTGCTTGTGGGCCAGCAGAGCGGTGTGGGGAGCCCGCTCTCCAGGGCCCGGAGCTGGGAAGACCATGCGAACAGGAGGCCAGGAGCTCGCTGGGAAACGCGCCTGGGCCGCTCCCGCCCCAGCACAGCGTCACCCCGCTGCCCGATGACCTCCAGACCCACAGCTCCTTCTGGAAGCCTTTCCAGTGCCCCGAGTGTGGGAAGGGCTTCAGTCGGAGCTCCAACCTGGTCCGACACCAGCGGACGCACGAGGAGGAGAAGTCGTACAGCTGCGGGGAGTGCGGCAAGGGCTTTGCGCTGCGCGAGTACCTGCTGAAGCACCAGCGGACGCACCTGGGCCGGCGGCCGCACGTGTGCGGTGAGTGCTGGAAGACCTTCAGCCAGCGCCACCACCTCGCGGTCCACCAGCGCAGCCACACAGGCGAGAAGCCCTTCCAGTGCGCGGACTGCTGGAGGAGCTTCAGCCGCCGGCAGCACCTGCAGGTGCACCGCCGGACACACACCGGCGAGAAGCCGTACACCTGCGAGTGTGGCAAGCGCTTCAGCAGGAACGCCAACCTGGCGGTGCACCGGCGGACCCACACCGGCGAGAAGCCCTATGGCTGCCAGGTGTGCGGGAAGCGCTTCAGCAAGGGGGAGCGGCTGGTCCGGCACCAGAGGATCCACACCGGGGAGAAGCCGTACTGCTGCCCGGCTTGCGGCCGCAGCTTCAACCAGCGCTCCATCCTCAACCGGCACCAGAAGACGCAGCACCGCCAGGAGCCCCCGGGGCAATGA
- the LOC122432813 gene encoding zinc finger and SCAN domain-containing protein 25-like isoform X2: MLIERPGMAEEPQQQMGGPVVKLEKELPWGRTREDPSPETFRLRFRQFRYQEAAGPQEALRELQELCRQWLRPELHTKEQILELLVLEQFLTILPREFYAWIWEHGPESGKALVAMVEDFTQRALEAKAVALPVLQAGAGLPAVSTRDQEVAASFLTAGSQGLGPFKDMALAFPEEEWRHVTPAQIDCFGEYVEPQDCGVSPPGLGSKDKEAKTQLADPKGQLACGPAERCGEPALQGPELGRPCEQEARSSLGNAPGPLPPQHSVTPLPDDLQTHSSFWKPFQCPECGKGFSRSSNLVRHQRTHEEEKSYSCGECGKGFALREYLLKHQRTHLGRRPHVCGECWKTFSQRHHLAVHQRSHTGEKPFQCADCWRSFSRRQHLQVHRRTHTGEKPYTCECGKRFSRNANLAVHRRTHTGEKPYGCQVCGKRFSKGERLVRHQRIHTGEKPYCCPACGRSFNQRSILNRHQKTQHRQEPPGQ, translated from the exons ATGCTTATAGAGCGTCCAGGGATGGCAGAAGAGCCTCAGCAGCAAATGGGTGGCCCTGTGGTAAAACTGGAGAAAGAGCTGCCGTGGGGCAGGACGAGGGAGGACCCCAGCCCGGAGACTTTTCGCCTGCGGTTTCGGCAGTTCCGCTACCAGGAGGCGGCCGGGCCCCAGGAAGCCCTCAGGGAGCTCCAGGAGCTCTGTCGCCAGTGGCTGCGGCCCGAGCTGCACACCAAGGAGCAGATCCTGGAGCTGCTGGTGCTGGAGCAGTTCCTGACCATCCTGCCACGGGAGTTTTACGCCTGGATTTGGGAGCATGGCCCCGAGAGCGGCAAGGCCCTGGTGGCCATGGTGGAGGACTTCACACAGAGAGCCCTGGAGGCCAAGGCGGTGG CTCTGCCAGTCCTTCAGGCTGGTGCTGGCCTCCCTGCAGTGAGCACCAGAGACCAGGAGGTGGCAGCTAGCTTCCTGACGGCTGGATCCCAG GGGTTGGGCCCATTTAAAGACATGGCCCTGGCTTTCCCTGAGGAGGAGTGGAGGCATGTAACCCCAGCCCAGATAGACTGCTTTGGGGAGTATGTGGAACCCCAGGACTGCGGGGTCTCACCTCCAG GCCTGGGGAGCAAGGACAAGGAGGCAAAGACCCAGCTGGCAGACCCCAAGGGGCAGCTTGCTTGTGGGCCAGCAGAGCGGTGTGGGGAGCCCGCTCTCCAGGGCCCGGAGCTGGGAAGACCATGCGAACAGGAGGCCAGGAGCTCGCTGGGAAACGCGCCTGGGCCGCTCCCGCCCCAGCACAGCGTCACCCCGCTGCCCGATGACCTCCAGACCCACAGCTCCTTCTGGAAGCCTTTCCAGTGCCCCGAGTGTGGGAAGGGCTTCAGTCGGAGCTCCAACCTGGTCCGACACCAGCGGACGCACGAGGAGGAGAAGTCGTACAGCTGCGGGGAGTGCGGCAAGGGCTTTGCGCTGCGCGAGTACCTGCTGAAGCACCAGCGGACGCACCTGGGCCGGCGGCCGCACGTGTGCGGTGAGTGCTGGAAGACCTTCAGCCAGCGCCACCACCTCGCGGTCCACCAGCGCAGCCACACAGGCGAGAAGCCCTTCCAGTGCGCGGACTGCTGGAGGAGCTTCAGCCGCCGGCAGCACCTGCAGGTGCACCGCCGGACACACACCGGCGAGAAGCCGTACACCTGCGAGTGTGGCAAGCGCTTCAGCAGGAACGCCAACCTGGCGGTGCACCGGCGGACCCACACCGGCGAGAAGCCCTATGGCTGCCAGGTGTGCGGGAAGCGCTTCAGCAAGGGGGAGCGGCTGGTCCGGCACCAGAGGATCCACACCGGGGAGAAGCCGTACTGCTGCCCGGCTTGCGGCCGCAGCTTCAACCAGCGCTCCATCCTCAACCGGCACCAGAAGACGCAGCACCGCCAGGAGCCCCCGGGGCAATGA
- the LOC122432813 gene encoding zinc finger and SCAN domain-containing protein 25-like isoform X4 — MLIERPGMAEEPQQQMGGPVVKLEKELPWGRTREDPSPETFRLRFRQFRYQEAAGPQEALRELQELCRQWLRPELHTKEQILELLVLEQFLTILPREFYAWIWEHGPESGKALVAMVEDFTQRALEAKAVPCHVQGQREETALCRDPWEPSVHLGPVEVKPEWGMPHGEGVQGLDRGAEEQLSQDPGEGTQAFQEQALPVLQAGAGLPAVSTRDQEVAASFLTAGSQAWGARTRRQRPSWQTPRGSLLVGQQSGVGSPLSRARSWEDHANRRPGARWETRLGRSRPSTASPRCPMTSRPTAPSGSLSSAPSVGRASVGAPTWSDTSGRTRRRSRTAAGSAARALRCASTC; from the exons ATGCTTATAGAGCGTCCAGGGATGGCAGAAGAGCCTCAGCAGCAAATGGGTGGCCCTGTGGTAAAACTGGAGAAAGAGCTGCCGTGGGGCAGGACGAGGGAGGACCCCAGCCCGGAGACTTTTCGCCTGCGGTTTCGGCAGTTCCGCTACCAGGAGGCGGCCGGGCCCCAGGAAGCCCTCAGGGAGCTCCAGGAGCTCTGTCGCCAGTGGCTGCGGCCCGAGCTGCACACCAAGGAGCAGATCCTGGAGCTGCTGGTGCTGGAGCAGTTCCTGACCATCCTGCCACGGGAGTTTTACGCCTGGATTTGGGAGCATGGCCCCGAGAGCGGCAAGGCCCTGGTGGCCATGGTGGAGGACTTCACACAGAGAGCCCTGGAGGCCAAGGCG GTTCCGTGCCACGTGCAGGGACAGCGGGAGGAGACAGCACTTTGCAGAGACCCCTGGGAACCAAGTGTCCACCTGGGGCCCGTGGAGGTCAAGCCTGAGTGGGGGATGCCCCACGGGGAAGGCGTCCAAGGCCTTGACCGAGGCGCTGAGGAGCAGCTCAGCCAGGACCCTGGAGAGGGGACGCAGGCCTTCCAGGAGCAGG CTCTGCCAGTCCTTCAGGCTGGTGCTGGCCTCCCTGCAGTGAGCACCAGAGACCAGGAGGTGGCAGCTAGCTTCCTGACGGCTGGATCCCAG GCCTGGGGAGCAAGGACAAGGAGGCAAAGACCCAGCTGGCAGACCCCAAGGGGCAGCTTGCTTGTGGGCCAGCAGAGCGGTGTGGGGAGCCCGCTCTCCAGGGCCCGGAGCTGGGAAGACCATGCGAACAGGAGGCCAGGAGCTCGCTGGGAAACGCGCCTGGGCCGCTCCCGCCCCAGCACAGCGTCACCCCGCTGCCCGATGACCTCCAGACCCACAGCTCCTTCTGGAAGCCTTTCCAGTGCCCCGAGTGTGGGAAGGGCTTCAGTCGGAGCTCCAACCTGGTCCGACACCAGCGGACGCACGAGGAGGAGAAGTCGTACAGCTGCGGGGAGTGCGGCAAGGGCTTTGCGCTGCGCGAGTACCTGCTGA
- the LOC122432813 gene encoding zinc finger and SCAN domain-containing protein 25-like isoform X5, whose protein sequence is MLIERPGMAEEPQQQMGGPVVKLEKELPWGRTREDPSPETFRLRFRQFRYQEAAGPQEALRELQELCRQWLRPELHTKEQILELLVLEQFLTILPREFYAWIWEHGPESGKALVAMVEDFTQRALEAKAVPCHVQGQREETALCRDPWEPSVHLGPVEVKPEWGMPHGEGVQGLDRGAEEQLSQDPGEGTQAFQEQALPVLQAGAGLPAVSTRDQEVAASFLTAGSQGFLLLGLSGNCLTSLDRAAVPSDATAE, encoded by the exons ATGCTTATAGAGCGTCCAGGGATGGCAGAAGAGCCTCAGCAGCAAATGGGTGGCCCTGTGGTAAAACTGGAGAAAGAGCTGCCGTGGGGCAGGACGAGGGAGGACCCCAGCCCGGAGACTTTTCGCCTGCGGTTTCGGCAGTTCCGCTACCAGGAGGCGGCCGGGCCCCAGGAAGCCCTCAGGGAGCTCCAGGAGCTCTGTCGCCAGTGGCTGCGGCCCGAGCTGCACACCAAGGAGCAGATCCTGGAGCTGCTGGTGCTGGAGCAGTTCCTGACCATCCTGCCACGGGAGTTTTACGCCTGGATTTGGGAGCATGGCCCCGAGAGCGGCAAGGCCCTGGTGGCCATGGTGGAGGACTTCACACAGAGAGCCCTGGAGGCCAAGGCG GTTCCGTGCCACGTGCAGGGACAGCGGGAGGAGACAGCACTTTGCAGAGACCCCTGGGAACCAAGTGTCCACCTGGGGCCCGTGGAGGTCAAGCCTGAGTGGGGGATGCCCCACGGGGAAGGCGTCCAAGGCCTTGACCGAGGCGCTGAGGAGCAGCTCAGCCAGGACCCTGGAGAGGGGACGCAGGCCTTCCAGGAGCAGG CTCTGCCAGTCCTTCAGGCTGGTGCTGGCCTCCCTGCAGTGAGCACCAGAGACCAGGAGGTGGCAGCTAGCTTCCTGACGGCTGGATCCCAG GGTTTCCTTTTACTTGGACTTTCTGGAAACTGCCTAACTAGCCTGGACCGTGCTGCAGTGCCTTCGGACGCCACTGCCGA GTAA
- the TMEM225B gene encoding transmembrane protein 225B isoform X2, whose amino-acid sequence MGRPVMLTIEDRDVKGFTWAIAPALTSLGYLLILLVSIFPFWVRLVNEESQEVFFSGLFENCFHIKCWKPRPLSIYVILGRVSLLSAVVLSFLTTFIMVSFASQLFPRTRKHNFVSAFISFLTGACAFLALLLHALEIQSLRMKPSPPQFSIQWPYYVLGFSILLFMVAGAICLIHEIACPRCHLLPISQSTEDTQEISYLENLDSLGGELSSTQKETLLKEETII is encoded by the exons ATGGGGCGCCCA gtgatgctgacgaTAGAGGACAGAGACGTGAAGGGCTTCACCTGGGCCATAGCCCCTGCCTTGACTTCCCTGGGCTACCTGCTTATCCTGCTGGTCTCCATCTTCCCCTTCTGGGTGCGGCTGGTGAACGAGGAGTCCCAGGAAGTGTTCTTCAGTGGCCTGTTTGAGAACTGCTTCCATATCAAGTGCTGGAAGCCTCGACCCTTATCCA TTTACGTCATCCTCGGCCGAGTCTCCCTGCTGTCCGCCGTCGTCTTGTCTTTCCTCACCACTTTCATCATGGTGTCCTTTGCATCTCAGCTCTTTCCGAGGACGCGGAAGCACAATTTTGTGTCAGCCTTCATCAGTTTCCTCACAG GGGCCTGTGCCTTCCTGGCCTTGTTGCTGCACGCCCTGGAGATCCAGAGTCTGCGGATGAAGCCCAGCCCCCCGCAGTTCTCCATACAGTGGCCTTACTACGTCCTGGGCTTCAGCATCCTTCTGTTCATGGTGGCTG GTGCCATCTGCCTCATCCACGAAATAGCCTGCCCTAGATGCCATTTGTTGCCCATTTCCCAGAGTACTGAGGACACCCAAGAGATCTCGTACCTGGAAAACCTGGATAGTCTGGGAGGAGAACTGAGCTCCACACAGAAGGAGACGCTGCTGAAGGAAGAAACCATTATCTAG
- the LOC122432813 gene encoding zinc finger and SCAN domain-containing protein 25-like isoform X3, protein MAPRAARPWWPWWRTSHREPWRPRRWVPCHVQGQREETALCRDPWEPSVHLGPVEVKPEWGMPHGEGVQGLDRGAEEQLSQDPGEGTQAFQEQALPVLQAGAGLPAVSTRDQEVAASFLTAGSQGLGPFKDMALAFPEEEWRHVTPAQIDCFGEYVEPQDCGVSPPGLGSKDKEAKTQLADPKGQLACGPAERCGEPALQGPELGRPCEQEARSSLGNAPGPLPPQHSVTPLPDDLQTHSSFWKPFQCPECGKGFSRSSNLVRHQRTHEEEKSYSCGECGKGFALREYLLKHQRTHLGRRPHVCGECWKTFSQRHHLAVHQRSHTGEKPFQCADCWRSFSRRQHLQVHRRTHTGEKPYTCECGKRFSRNANLAVHRRTHTGEKPYGCQVCGKRFSKGERLVRHQRIHTGEKPYCCPACGRSFNQRSILNRHQKTQHRQEPPGQ, encoded by the exons ATGGCCCCGAGAGCGGCAAGGCCCTGGTGGCCATGGTGGAGGACTTCACACAGAGAGCCCTGGAGGCCAAGGCGGTGG GTTCCGTGCCACGTGCAGGGACAGCGGGAGGAGACAGCACTTTGCAGAGACCCCTGGGAACCAAGTGTCCACCTGGGGCCCGTGGAGGTCAAGCCTGAGTGGGGGATGCCCCACGGGGAAGGCGTCCAAGGCCTTGACCGAGGCGCTGAGGAGCAGCTCAGCCAGGACCCTGGAGAGGGGACGCAGGCCTTCCAGGAGCAGG CTCTGCCAGTCCTTCAGGCTGGTGCTGGCCTCCCTGCAGTGAGCACCAGAGACCAGGAGGTGGCAGCTAGCTTCCTGACGGCTGGATCCCAG GGGTTGGGCCCATTTAAAGACATGGCCCTGGCTTTCCCTGAGGAGGAGTGGAGGCATGTAACCCCAGCCCAGATAGACTGCTTTGGGGAGTATGTGGAACCCCAGGACTGCGGGGTCTCACCTCCAG GCCTGGGGAGCAAGGACAAGGAGGCAAAGACCCAGCTGGCAGACCCCAAGGGGCAGCTTGCTTGTGGGCCAGCAGAGCGGTGTGGGGAGCCCGCTCTCCAGGGCCCGGAGCTGGGAAGACCATGCGAACAGGAGGCCAGGAGCTCGCTGGGAAACGCGCCTGGGCCGCTCCCGCCCCAGCACAGCGTCACCCCGCTGCCCGATGACCTCCAGACCCACAGCTCCTTCTGGAAGCCTTTCCAGTGCCCCGAGTGTGGGAAGGGCTTCAGTCGGAGCTCCAACCTGGTCCGACACCAGCGGACGCACGAGGAGGAGAAGTCGTACAGCTGCGGGGAGTGCGGCAAGGGCTTTGCGCTGCGCGAGTACCTGCTGAAGCACCAGCGGACGCACCTGGGCCGGCGGCCGCACGTGTGCGGTGAGTGCTGGAAGACCTTCAGCCAGCGCCACCACCTCGCGGTCCACCAGCGCAGCCACACAGGCGAGAAGCCCTTCCAGTGCGCGGACTGCTGGAGGAGCTTCAGCCGCCGGCAGCACCTGCAGGTGCACCGCCGGACACACACCGGCGAGAAGCCGTACACCTGCGAGTGTGGCAAGCGCTTCAGCAGGAACGCCAACCTGGCGGTGCACCGGCGGACCCACACCGGCGAGAAGCCCTATGGCTGCCAGGTGTGCGGGAAGCGCTTCAGCAAGGGGGAGCGGCTGGTCCGGCACCAGAGGATCCACACCGGGGAGAAGCCGTACTGCTGCCCGGCTTGCGGCCGCAGCTTCAACCAGCGCTCCATCCTCAACCGGCACCAGAAGACGCAGCACCGCCAGGAGCCCCCGGGGCAATGA